A stretch of Halichondria panicea chromosome 1, odHalPani1.1, whole genome shotgun sequence DNA encodes these proteins:
- the LOC135345188 gene encoding 2-oxoglutarate dehydrogenase complex component E1-like isoform X1 — translation MLRVCGGSVFRSCRARVRQRSNGAAEPFLSGSSGTYVESMYESWQQDKSSVHKSWDVFFSRAAAGAPPGHAYSAPPSIRPQVSMDTDHIKDHLSVQALIRAYQIRGHNIARLDPLVINEADLDSPIPPELIVDSNLNLDKVFTLPKTTKIGGSETALSLKDIITRLKTVYCQNIGVEFMFINDRTKCDWIREKFEAPNAMSMDERSKRILLARLVRATMFEEFLKLKWPSEKRFGLEGCEVLIPAMKYIIDLASEHGVESYVIGMPHRGRLNVLANVVRKPLEQILCQFDPMLEPVDEGSGDVKYHLGTSLERVNRYTQKKIKLSVVANPSHLEAVDPVVQGKTRAEQFYKGDTAGDSAMSILLHGDAAFAGQGVVYETFHLSDLPDYTTHGTIHIIVNNQIGFTTDPRVARSSPYCTDVAKVVSAPIFHVNADNPEAVMHVCKVAAEWRNTFHKDVVIDLVCYRRQGHNEMDEPMLTQPLMYQTIKKHPPVVEQYAGKLIKEGVVSEVDYKSERQTYDDVCKRAYEKSKDVELAKGQWLDSPWEDFFPLNGGPDFSNKSLPQTGVEIKRLEHIGAVFSSVPPELNIHSALKRVLAGRADMLDKGIADWAMGEAFAIGSLLEEGYHVRLSGQDVERGTFAHRHHVIHDQMVDKKQYSPLSHVSPGQASYTVCNSSLSEFGVLGFDLGFSMSNPNALVCWEAQFGDFHNTAQCIIDQFICSGQDKWVRQSGLVLLLPHGYEGMGPEHSSARLERFLQGCCDNPDSIEPLRPELGLDRPLAQLYECNWQVVNCTTPANIFHALRRQIQLPFRKPLVVMTPKSLLRHADARSPISDMTEGTSFQRVYVDRECGEGVKVQRVLFCTGKIYYELYKERQRLGLTNKVAIIRIEQISPFPYDLVMSELTRYPSAELRWVQEEPKNMGAWSYVQPRLHTSTCKKKFVEYIGRCASSSVATGNKGIHTQEQKNVVETAFTMTTDY, via the exons ATGCTtcgtgtgtgtggagggtctGTGTTCAGGTCTTGTAGAGCGAGAGTCAGACAGCGGAGCAATGGCGCTG ctgaGCCATTTCTAAGCGGTTCCTCTGGCACTTATGTGGAGAGTATGTATGAGAGTTGGCAGCAAGACAAGAGTTCTGTGCATAAA TCCTGGGATGTCTTCTTCTCTCGTGCTGCGGCTGGAGCACCTCCTGGCCACGCCTACTCTGCACCACCATCCATACGACCCCAGGTTTCCATGGATACAGACCATATTAAAGACCATTTATCAGTGCAAGCGCTCATTCGAGCATATCAAATCAGAGGCCACAATATAGCGCGATTAGACCCCCTAGTCATCAACGAGGCAGATCTGGATTCACCCATACCACCAGAGCTCATCGTCGATAGCAACCTCAACCTTGACAAG gtgttcACTCTACCTAAGACCACCAAGATTGGAGGCAGTGAAACAGCACTCTCACTCAAGGATATTATCACACGTCTCAAAACAGTTTATTGTCAGAACATCGGAGTAGAGTTCATGTTCATTAATGACAGGACAAAGT GTGACTGGATTAGGGAGAAGTTTGAGGCCCCTAATGCCATGAGTATGGATGAGCGTAGTAAAAGAATCCTGTTAGCAAGACTTGTACGAGCCACCAT GTTTGAAGAGTTTTTGAAGTTGAAATGGCCAAGTGAGAAGAGGTTTGGGCTGGAAGGTTGTGAGGTGCTCATTCCAGCCATGAAGTACATCATTGACCTTGCTAGTGAACACGGAGTGGAGAGCTACGTCATTGGAATGCCACACAG ggggcgACTGAATGTACTGGCCAATGTTGTGAGGAAACCATTGGAGCAGATCTTGTGTCAATTTGACCCAATGCTAGAGCCTGTGGATgag ggatCAGGAGATGTCAAGTATCACCTCGGTACTTCATTGGAGAGAGTCAACCGTTACACACAAAAAAAGATCAAACTCTCAGTGGTGGCTAATCCCTCACACCTTGAAG CTGTGGACCCTGTCGTACAGGGCAAGACACGTGCAGAGCAGTTCTATAAAGGAGATACAGCAG GTGACAGTGCCATGAGTATATTACTGCACGGAGATGCTGCCTTCGCTGGACAAGGCGTGGTCTATGAAACCTTTCATCTTTCTGACCTCCCTGACTACACAACTCACGGCACTATTCACATCATAGTCAACAATCAGATTGGTTTCACTACTGATCCACGTGTAGCAAGATCTTCCCCATACTGCACTGATGTAGCCAAG gtggtgtCTGCTCCGATATTTCACGTGAATGCTGATAATCCGGAAGCTGTAATGCATGTTTGCAAAGTTGCTGCTGAATGGAGAAATACATTCCACAAAGATGTTGTCATTGACCTAGTGTGTTATAGAAGACAGGGACACAATGAGATGGATGAGCCTATGCTCACACAG CCTCTCATGTACCAGACTATTAAGAAGCATCCTCCGGTAGTGGAACAGTATGCAGGCAAGCTCATTAaagagggtgtggtttcaGAGGTGGATTACAAGAGTGAGAGACAGACTTATGATGATGTCTGCAAGAGAGCTTATGAGAAGTCTAAAGATGTTGAACTAGCTAAAGGACAATGGCTGGACTCACCTTGGGAGG ACTTCTTCCCCTTGAATGGTGGACCTGACTTCAGTAACAAGAGCTTGCCACAGACTGGAGTGGAGATAAAGAGACTGGAACACATTGGAGCTGTGTTCTCCAGTGTACCACCAGAGCTAAACATCCACTCAG ctctGAAGCGTGTTCTGGCTGGTCGTGCTGACATGCTGGATAAAGGAATTGCTGACTGGGCAATGGGAGAGGCATTTGCTATAGGCTCATTATTGGAGGAAGGCTATCATGTGAG ACTGTCAGGACAAGATGTGGAGAGAGGGACATTTGCACACAGACATCATGTCATCCATGATCAGATGGTGGACAAGAAACAATACAG cccttTGTCTCATGTGTCCCCTGGTCAAGCCAGCTACACTGTGTGCAATAGCTCTCTGAGTGAGTTTGGAGTGCTTGGGTTTGATCTTGGCTTCTCCATGAGCAACCCTAATGCACTGGTGTGCTGGGAGGCACAGTTTGGAGACTTCCACAATACAGCACAG TGCATCATAGATCAGTTCATCTGCTCTGGTCAGGACAAGTGGGTCCGCCAGAGTGGCCTAGTGCTGCTATTACCTCATGGGTATGAAGGTATGGGTCCTGAACACTCGTCAGCAAGATTAGAGAGGTTCCTACAAG GTTGCTGTGATAATCCTGATAGCATTGAACCATTGCGCCCAGAGCTAGGACTGGACAGACCACTAGCTCAACTGTATGAGTGCAACTGgcag GTGGTCAACTGTACTACACCAGCTAATATCTTCCATGCTCTGAGGAGACAAATTCAACTACCCTTCAGAAAACCA TTGGTTGTCATGACACCCAAGAGTCTGCTACGACACGCTGATGCCAGGTCACCAATCTCAGACATGACAGAAG GCACCAGCTTTCAGAGAGTGTATGTGGACAGGGAATGTGGAGAAGGGGTCAAAGTTCAGCGTGTATTATTCTGTACTGGCAAGATCTACTATGAGCTGTATAAAGAGAGACAGCGATTAGGCCTCACCAATAAAGTGGCCATTATCAGAATTGAACAG ATATCCCCATTCCCATACGACCTGGTGATGAGTGAGTTGACTCGTTATCCCTCAGCTGAGTTGAGATGGGTACAAGAAGAACCTAAGAACATGGGGGCGTGGTCTTATGTCCAGCCACGCTTACACACGTCCACATGCAAGAAGAAGTTTGTAGA GTACATTGGTCGGTGTGCTAGTTCGTCTGTTGCTACTGGTAACAAAGGCATCCACACACAAGAGCAGAAGAATGTAGTGGAAACTGCCTTCACCATGACAACGGATTATTGA
- the LOC135345188 gene encoding 2-oxoglutarate dehydrogenase complex component E1-like isoform X2, giving the protein MLRVCGGSVFRSCRARVRQRSNGAAEPFLSGSSGTYVESMYESWQQDKSSVHKVSMDTDHIKDHLSVQALIRAYQIRGHNIARLDPLVINEADLDSPIPPELIVDSNLNLDKVFTLPKTTKIGGSETALSLKDIITRLKTVYCQNIGVEFMFINDRTKCDWIREKFEAPNAMSMDERSKRILLARLVRATMFEEFLKLKWPSEKRFGLEGCEVLIPAMKYIIDLASEHGVESYVIGMPHRGRLNVLANVVRKPLEQILCQFDPMLEPVDEGSGDVKYHLGTSLERVNRYTQKKIKLSVVANPSHLEAVDPVVQGKTRAEQFYKGDTAGDSAMSILLHGDAAFAGQGVVYETFHLSDLPDYTTHGTIHIIVNNQIGFTTDPRVARSSPYCTDVAKVVSAPIFHVNADNPEAVMHVCKVAAEWRNTFHKDVVIDLVCYRRQGHNEMDEPMLTQPLMYQTIKKHPPVVEQYAGKLIKEGVVSEVDYKSERQTYDDVCKRAYEKSKDVELAKGQWLDSPWEDFFPLNGGPDFSNKSLPQTGVEIKRLEHIGAVFSSVPPELNIHSALKRVLAGRADMLDKGIADWAMGEAFAIGSLLEEGYHVRLSGQDVERGTFAHRHHVIHDQMVDKKQYSPLSHVSPGQASYTVCNSSLSEFGVLGFDLGFSMSNPNALVCWEAQFGDFHNTAQCIIDQFICSGQDKWVRQSGLVLLLPHGYEGMGPEHSSARLERFLQGCCDNPDSIEPLRPELGLDRPLAQLYECNWQVVNCTTPANIFHALRRQIQLPFRKPLVVMTPKSLLRHADARSPISDMTEGTSFQRVYVDRECGEGVKVQRVLFCTGKIYYELYKERQRLGLTNKVAIIRIEQISPFPYDLVMSELTRYPSAELRWVQEEPKNMGAWSYVQPRLHTSTCKKKFVEYIGRCASSSVATGNKGIHTQEQKNVVETAFTMTTDY; this is encoded by the exons ATGCTtcgtgtgtgtggagggtctGTGTTCAGGTCTTGTAGAGCGAGAGTCAGACAGCGGAGCAATGGCGCTG ctgaGCCATTTCTAAGCGGTTCCTCTGGCACTTATGTGGAGAGTATGTATGAGAGTTGGCAGCAAGACAAGAGTTCTGTGCATAAA GTTTCCATGGATACAGACCATATTAAAGACCATTTATCAGTGCAAGCGCTCATTCGAGCATATCAAATCAGAGGCCACAATATAGCGCGATTAGACCCCCTAGTCATCAACGAGGCAGATCTGGATTCACCCATACCACCAGAGCTCATCGTCGATAGCAACCTCAACCTTGACAAG gtgttcACTCTACCTAAGACCACCAAGATTGGAGGCAGTGAAACAGCACTCTCACTCAAGGATATTATCACACGTCTCAAAACAGTTTATTGTCAGAACATCGGAGTAGAGTTCATGTTCATTAATGACAGGACAAAGT GTGACTGGATTAGGGAGAAGTTTGAGGCCCCTAATGCCATGAGTATGGATGAGCGTAGTAAAAGAATCCTGTTAGCAAGACTTGTACGAGCCACCAT GTTTGAAGAGTTTTTGAAGTTGAAATGGCCAAGTGAGAAGAGGTTTGGGCTGGAAGGTTGTGAGGTGCTCATTCCAGCCATGAAGTACATCATTGACCTTGCTAGTGAACACGGAGTGGAGAGCTACGTCATTGGAATGCCACACAG ggggcgACTGAATGTACTGGCCAATGTTGTGAGGAAACCATTGGAGCAGATCTTGTGTCAATTTGACCCAATGCTAGAGCCTGTGGATgag ggatCAGGAGATGTCAAGTATCACCTCGGTACTTCATTGGAGAGAGTCAACCGTTACACACAAAAAAAGATCAAACTCTCAGTGGTGGCTAATCCCTCACACCTTGAAG CTGTGGACCCTGTCGTACAGGGCAAGACACGTGCAGAGCAGTTCTATAAAGGAGATACAGCAG GTGACAGTGCCATGAGTATATTACTGCACGGAGATGCTGCCTTCGCTGGACAAGGCGTGGTCTATGAAACCTTTCATCTTTCTGACCTCCCTGACTACACAACTCACGGCACTATTCACATCATAGTCAACAATCAGATTGGTTTCACTACTGATCCACGTGTAGCAAGATCTTCCCCATACTGCACTGATGTAGCCAAG gtggtgtCTGCTCCGATATTTCACGTGAATGCTGATAATCCGGAAGCTGTAATGCATGTTTGCAAAGTTGCTGCTGAATGGAGAAATACATTCCACAAAGATGTTGTCATTGACCTAGTGTGTTATAGAAGACAGGGACACAATGAGATGGATGAGCCTATGCTCACACAG CCTCTCATGTACCAGACTATTAAGAAGCATCCTCCGGTAGTGGAACAGTATGCAGGCAAGCTCATTAaagagggtgtggtttcaGAGGTGGATTACAAGAGTGAGAGACAGACTTATGATGATGTCTGCAAGAGAGCTTATGAGAAGTCTAAAGATGTTGAACTAGCTAAAGGACAATGGCTGGACTCACCTTGGGAGG ACTTCTTCCCCTTGAATGGTGGACCTGACTTCAGTAACAAGAGCTTGCCACAGACTGGAGTGGAGATAAAGAGACTGGAACACATTGGAGCTGTGTTCTCCAGTGTACCACCAGAGCTAAACATCCACTCAG ctctGAAGCGTGTTCTGGCTGGTCGTGCTGACATGCTGGATAAAGGAATTGCTGACTGGGCAATGGGAGAGGCATTTGCTATAGGCTCATTATTGGAGGAAGGCTATCATGTGAG ACTGTCAGGACAAGATGTGGAGAGAGGGACATTTGCACACAGACATCATGTCATCCATGATCAGATGGTGGACAAGAAACAATACAG cccttTGTCTCATGTGTCCCCTGGTCAAGCCAGCTACACTGTGTGCAATAGCTCTCTGAGTGAGTTTGGAGTGCTTGGGTTTGATCTTGGCTTCTCCATGAGCAACCCTAATGCACTGGTGTGCTGGGAGGCACAGTTTGGAGACTTCCACAATACAGCACAG TGCATCATAGATCAGTTCATCTGCTCTGGTCAGGACAAGTGGGTCCGCCAGAGTGGCCTAGTGCTGCTATTACCTCATGGGTATGAAGGTATGGGTCCTGAACACTCGTCAGCAAGATTAGAGAGGTTCCTACAAG GTTGCTGTGATAATCCTGATAGCATTGAACCATTGCGCCCAGAGCTAGGACTGGACAGACCACTAGCTCAACTGTATGAGTGCAACTGgcag GTGGTCAACTGTACTACACCAGCTAATATCTTCCATGCTCTGAGGAGACAAATTCAACTACCCTTCAGAAAACCA TTGGTTGTCATGACACCCAAGAGTCTGCTACGACACGCTGATGCCAGGTCACCAATCTCAGACATGACAGAAG GCACCAGCTTTCAGAGAGTGTATGTGGACAGGGAATGTGGAGAAGGGGTCAAAGTTCAGCGTGTATTATTCTGTACTGGCAAGATCTACTATGAGCTGTATAAAGAGAGACAGCGATTAGGCCTCACCAATAAAGTGGCCATTATCAGAATTGAACAG ATATCCCCATTCCCATACGACCTGGTGATGAGTGAGTTGACTCGTTATCCCTCAGCTGAGTTGAGATGGGTACAAGAAGAACCTAAGAACATGGGGGCGTGGTCTTATGTCCAGCCACGCTTACACACGTCCACATGCAAGAAGAAGTTTGTAGA GTACATTGGTCGGTGTGCTAGTTCGTCTGTTGCTACTGGTAACAAAGGCATCCACACACAAGAGCAGAAGAATGTAGTGGAAACTGCCTTCACCATGACAACGGATTATTGA
- the LOC135345188 gene encoding 2-oxoglutarate dehydrogenase complex component E1-like isoform X3 gives MLRVCGGSVFRSCRARVRQRSNGAAEPFLSGSSGTYVESMYESWQQDKSSVHKSWDVFFSRAAAGAPPGHAYSAPPSIRPQVSMDTDHIKDHLSVQALIRAYQIRGHNIARLDPLVINEADLDSPIPPELIVDSNLNLDKVFTLPKTTKIGGSETALSLKDIITRLKTVYCQNIGVEFMFINDRTKCDWIREKFEAPNAMSMDERSKRILLARLVRATMFEEFLKLKWPSEKRFGLEGCEVLIPAMKYIIDLASEHGVESYVIGMPHRGRLNVLANVVRKPLEQILCQFDPMLEPVDEGSGDVKYHLGTSLERVNRYTQKKIKLSVVANPSHLEAVDPVVQGKTRAEQFYKGDTAGDSAMSILLHGDAAFAGQGVVYETFHLSDLPDYTTHGTIHIIVNNQIGFTTDPRVARSSPYCTDVAKVVSAPIFHVNADNPEAVMHVCKVAAEWRNTFHKDVVIDLVCYRRQGHNEMDEPMLTQPLMYQTIKKHPPVVEQYAGKLIKEGVVSEVDYKSERQTYDDVCKRAYEKSKDVELAKGQWLDSPWEDFFPLNGGPDFSNKSLPQTGVEIKRLEHIGAVFSSVPPELNIHSALKRVLAGRADMLDKGIADWAMGEAFAIGSLLEEGYHVRLSGQDVERGTFAHRHHVIHDQMVDKKQYSPLSHVSPGQASYTVCNSSLSEFGVLGFDLGFSMSNPNALVCWEAQFGDFHNTAQCIIDQFICSGQDKWVRQSGLVLLLPHGYEGMGPEHSSARLERFLQGCCDNPDSIEPLRPELGLDRPLAQLYECNWQVVNCTTPANIFHALRRQIQLPFRKPLVVMTPKSLLRHADARSPISDMTEGTMHVPACDTVHV, from the exons ATGCTtcgtgtgtgtggagggtctGTGTTCAGGTCTTGTAGAGCGAGAGTCAGACAGCGGAGCAATGGCGCTG ctgaGCCATTTCTAAGCGGTTCCTCTGGCACTTATGTGGAGAGTATGTATGAGAGTTGGCAGCAAGACAAGAGTTCTGTGCATAAA TCCTGGGATGTCTTCTTCTCTCGTGCTGCGGCTGGAGCACCTCCTGGCCACGCCTACTCTGCACCACCATCCATACGACCCCAGGTTTCCATGGATACAGACCATATTAAAGACCATTTATCAGTGCAAGCGCTCATTCGAGCATATCAAATCAGAGGCCACAATATAGCGCGATTAGACCCCCTAGTCATCAACGAGGCAGATCTGGATTCACCCATACCACCAGAGCTCATCGTCGATAGCAACCTCAACCTTGACAAG gtgttcACTCTACCTAAGACCACCAAGATTGGAGGCAGTGAAACAGCACTCTCACTCAAGGATATTATCACACGTCTCAAAACAGTTTATTGTCAGAACATCGGAGTAGAGTTCATGTTCATTAATGACAGGACAAAGT GTGACTGGATTAGGGAGAAGTTTGAGGCCCCTAATGCCATGAGTATGGATGAGCGTAGTAAAAGAATCCTGTTAGCAAGACTTGTACGAGCCACCAT GTTTGAAGAGTTTTTGAAGTTGAAATGGCCAAGTGAGAAGAGGTTTGGGCTGGAAGGTTGTGAGGTGCTCATTCCAGCCATGAAGTACATCATTGACCTTGCTAGTGAACACGGAGTGGAGAGCTACGTCATTGGAATGCCACACAG ggggcgACTGAATGTACTGGCCAATGTTGTGAGGAAACCATTGGAGCAGATCTTGTGTCAATTTGACCCAATGCTAGAGCCTGTGGATgag ggatCAGGAGATGTCAAGTATCACCTCGGTACTTCATTGGAGAGAGTCAACCGTTACACACAAAAAAAGATCAAACTCTCAGTGGTGGCTAATCCCTCACACCTTGAAG CTGTGGACCCTGTCGTACAGGGCAAGACACGTGCAGAGCAGTTCTATAAAGGAGATACAGCAG GTGACAGTGCCATGAGTATATTACTGCACGGAGATGCTGCCTTCGCTGGACAAGGCGTGGTCTATGAAACCTTTCATCTTTCTGACCTCCCTGACTACACAACTCACGGCACTATTCACATCATAGTCAACAATCAGATTGGTTTCACTACTGATCCACGTGTAGCAAGATCTTCCCCATACTGCACTGATGTAGCCAAG gtggtgtCTGCTCCGATATTTCACGTGAATGCTGATAATCCGGAAGCTGTAATGCATGTTTGCAAAGTTGCTGCTGAATGGAGAAATACATTCCACAAAGATGTTGTCATTGACCTAGTGTGTTATAGAAGACAGGGACACAATGAGATGGATGAGCCTATGCTCACACAG CCTCTCATGTACCAGACTATTAAGAAGCATCCTCCGGTAGTGGAACAGTATGCAGGCAAGCTCATTAaagagggtgtggtttcaGAGGTGGATTACAAGAGTGAGAGACAGACTTATGATGATGTCTGCAAGAGAGCTTATGAGAAGTCTAAAGATGTTGAACTAGCTAAAGGACAATGGCTGGACTCACCTTGGGAGG ACTTCTTCCCCTTGAATGGTGGACCTGACTTCAGTAACAAGAGCTTGCCACAGACTGGAGTGGAGATAAAGAGACTGGAACACATTGGAGCTGTGTTCTCCAGTGTACCACCAGAGCTAAACATCCACTCAG ctctGAAGCGTGTTCTGGCTGGTCGTGCTGACATGCTGGATAAAGGAATTGCTGACTGGGCAATGGGAGAGGCATTTGCTATAGGCTCATTATTGGAGGAAGGCTATCATGTGAG ACTGTCAGGACAAGATGTGGAGAGAGGGACATTTGCACACAGACATCATGTCATCCATGATCAGATGGTGGACAAGAAACAATACAG cccttTGTCTCATGTGTCCCCTGGTCAAGCCAGCTACACTGTGTGCAATAGCTCTCTGAGTGAGTTTGGAGTGCTTGGGTTTGATCTTGGCTTCTCCATGAGCAACCCTAATGCACTGGTGTGCTGGGAGGCACAGTTTGGAGACTTCCACAATACAGCACAG TGCATCATAGATCAGTTCATCTGCTCTGGTCAGGACAAGTGGGTCCGCCAGAGTGGCCTAGTGCTGCTATTACCTCATGGGTATGAAGGTATGGGTCCTGAACACTCGTCAGCAAGATTAGAGAGGTTCCTACAAG GTTGCTGTGATAATCCTGATAGCATTGAACCATTGCGCCCAGAGCTAGGACTGGACAGACCACTAGCTCAACTGTATGAGTGCAACTGgcag GTGGTCAACTGTACTACACCAGCTAATATCTTCCATGCTCTGAGGAGACAAATTCAACTACCCTTCAGAAAACCA TTGGTTGTCATGACACCCAAGAGTCTGCTACGACACGCTGATGCCAGGTCACCAATCTCAGACATGACAGAAGGTACAATGCATGTGCCTGCATgtgatactgtacatgtttag
- the LOC135345384 gene encoding core histone macro-H2A.1-like codes for MSGRAGKVRKKRISRSAKAGVVFPVSRICRYMRQTLLKRRIAVGAPIYLSAVLEYLCAEVLELAGNAAADNKRKVITPRHILLAVANDDELHKLLKDVTISQGGVLPHIPEILLVRKGQSSKSKSHPPSEPSTAGPSKPVPKTAATKNKKAPPKSPTKTAPKSPTKKTTAKKTGPKGATRVTVLSEKTLFLGQKLTVIQGDLAELTVDAVVHPTNATFNMTGQCGTSLKSKGGESLEAAVKEVSDNQSMAVAEAVISGSGDVLPCKHVIHVHSPQWSASGPAVTQLQTAVNNCLTLAENKGLSSIAFPSIASGSNNFPKQTAAQTILRTIKDYFTGAVSSQITQVYFVLYDMESIGVYTLELSKLDI; via the exons ATGTCGGGAAGAGCTGGTAAAGTGAGGAAAAAGCGTATCAGTCGCTCAGCTAAAGCAGGCGTTGTATTTCCAGTATCCAG aATATGCCGCTACATGAGACAGACTCTATTGAAGAGGCGCATTGCAGTGGGCGCTCCTATATACCTGAGTGCTGTGTTGGAGTACTTGTGTGCAGAGGTGTTGGAATTAGCAGGAAATGCTGCTGCTGATAATAAGAGGAAG gtgATCACTCCAAGGCATATCCTGCTCGCTGTTGCCAATGACGACGAGCTTCATAAg ctaCTCAAGGATGTCACTATCAGTCAAGGCGGTGTCCTACCTCACATACCAGAGATCCTATTGGTACgcaaaggtcaaagttcaaagtccaaaTCACATCCACCTTCCGAACCATCCACGGCCGGACCTAGTAAACCAG TCCCTAAAACTGCTGCTACAAAGAATAAAAAGGCTCCGCCAAAATCTCCTACAAAAACTGCCCCCAAATCACCAACCAAGAAAACAACTGCCAAGAAAACAGGTCCTAAA ggtgcAACTCGTGTGACGGTACTATCTGAGAAGACTCTATTTCTTGGCCAAAAGTTGACTGTGATTCAAGGAGACCTGGCAGAGCTTACAGTGGATGCTGTAGTCCACCCCACTAATGCCACCTTCAATATGACTGGGCAATGTG GCACCTCACTGAAGAGCAAAGGTGGTGAAAGTTTGGAAGCTGCTGTTAAAGAAGTGTCAGACAATCAGTCCATGGCAGTGGCAGAAG ctgtcaTCAGTGGGTCTGGAGATGTGCTGCCTTGCAAACATGTGATACATGTCCACTCTCCTCAATGGTCTGCCAGTGGACCAGCTGTAACACAACTGCAGACTGCTGTCAACAACTGTCTCACTCTGGCAGAGAACAAGGGACTCTCTAGCATCGCCTTCCCCTCCATTGCCTCAGGGTC GAACAACTTTCCCAAGCAAACAGCAGCACAGACAATCCTCCGCACTATCAAGGATTACTTCACTGGAGCAGTCAGTTCTCAGATAACCCAG GTGTATTTTGTGCTGTATGACATGGAGTCCATCGGTGTGTACACGCTAGAGCTAAGCAAGCTGGACATTTAA
- the LOC135345827 gene encoding uncharacterized protein LOC135345827 has protein sequence MSGVTRKGPDRPAKEEVAGSAEAAPLYTSSGMNMEGKWPKIVMIVLCIILALMFILAFSFCVYGSVQHNQPRYILLIINIVLSTSVTGLLIFWYYRGTLKSMMLWYVFVQCLFLLFQFITTDFFAWYEASTAPTPIPLPWGPITNCTAYPGRGGCSNVTNTTKPPLYGPAFEEKWLVF, from the exons ATGTCTGGAGTCACACGCAAAGGTCCTGATCGCCCTGCCAAGGAGGAAGTGGCGGGTTCCGCTGAAGCAGCGCCACTCTACACTAGCTCAGGCATGAACATGGAGGGAAAGTGGCCG AAAATCGTCATGATAGTTCTGTGCATCATCCTGGCCCTCATGTTCATT cttgccTTCTCCTTCTGTGTGTATGGTAGTGTGCAGCACAATCAACCGCGATACATTCTCCTCATTATCAATATTGTTCTGAGCACTTCTGTAACAGGTCTACTG ATATTCTGGTATTACCGAGGAACGCTCAAGTCCATGATGCTCTGGTATGTATTTGTCCAATGTCTGTTCCTCTTGTTCCAGTTTATAACAACCGACTTCTTTGCTTGGTACGAGGCTAGTACCGCCCCCACACCTATACCGTTGCCATGGGGACCCATCACTAACTGTACGGCATACCCCGGCCGTGGTGGATGTTCTAATGTAACGAACACAACCAAACCACCACTGTATGGACCAGCATTTGAAGAAAAGTGGCTTGTATTCTAA